A stretch of Babesia bigemina genome assembly Bbig001, chromosome : III DNA encodes these proteins:
- a CDS encoding RIBOSOME BINDING PROTEIN-1, putative gives MVSAKKFYLTSLRECFIFFDWLNTQKKNIHAQIAQDLYKRINKYNKAVESNSIKASLSTFLSNVDKFYRILVSDGIPEKLLRTTNSINSDATTEEIVDALLECIPKFLAAMYYLWYDVNATFEELGGGGWKLNYPGALYGSYYSSSGGDLDNYLHAKNGSNYGGMIPGGFNPTEVRYGYWYSGYRQGYLMEDDIRIILDKKNDQCFRNVFLTTVGVAGKQKENVANVLALVGTFCDIVERDKGAVKSALEKQLKEMNGKCLDWSALQSHCKELKKSQIHRLFASQRFAHTGQSLESSDSTKEEIAKDAAKWLRVNLLEVKSHLNKIDTKDKVIDNPDKKHLGAYFTNNLFPYGFFFDDNHFRRMIKDRKTLMQNWRSVISKFVANGEGLEKLKTLLEGYNCPEDTYKKSEGAQNQGKKSEGAQNQGKKSEGAQNQGKKAEGAQNQGKKAEGAQNQGKKAEGAQNQGKKSEGAQNQGKKSEGAQNQGKKAEGAQNQGKKAEGAQNQGKKAEGAQNQGKKAEGAQNQGKKAEGAQNQGKKAEGAQNQGKKAEGAQNQGKKAEGAQNQGKKSEGAQNQGKKAEGTPNQQTAQNSRTTSSSLGPHSDSSTVSGADVAKGQPGAKGDQGAKGPPDTGTTKSSTPQRAGKPQHPPPQPPPAPPPSTPAAPSPAGPTSDGGGRPNDSGARSQKPVASKPPASPPSTSGTSPAPPSLAVPGSSGGTGSTSVPVKPGVKGQGSMVSVSPAQQPGASSQNVITQSPTAQSPGPRSSGVSAPDGGQNLGSSAGSAVPGPTGDQGKPQNSTAAITTPSTGSGAGSGGGGGDGGSNGKGTGNSQTQINCPQGQSLMSLWPNGSKFCVPTNDFNDHEKTYTVWDNVKKSHDKDIQKTVERNRQKQNSQLRYPPRRQTRPDNLNAVPPTHSNSLHPAQHQPIDPLRRDDGRGGTGAPHIPSIDVSVGGEAIQPTKSNHFAAKDFTKLPGLRGQAMRDLDYEQDQVYNELLFDEIAAQTKLQKNLEKEKLERSEEENIRAHKYQVEGIERQLEEHKKQVADVKLSYLIL, from the coding sequence ATGGTGTCGGCTAAGAAATTCTATCTCACTAGCCTTAGGGAGTGTTTCATATTTTTCGATTGGTTAAACACCCAAAAGAAGAATATACACGCCCAAATTGCCCAGGATCTGTATAAACGTATAAATAAGTATAATAAGGCGGTCGAATCAAACAGTATTAAAGCATCGCTGTCCACTTTCCTCTCGAACGTAGATAAGTTTTATAGAATATTGGTAAGTGACGGCATCCCTGAAAAATTGCTTCGAACAACAAACTCAATTAATAGCGACGCAACAACGGAGGAAATTGTGGACGCTCTTCTCGAGTGTATTCCTAAATTCCTCGCCGCGATGTACTATCTTTGGTACGATGTGAATGCCACTTTCGAGGagcttggcggcggtggttgGAAGTTAAATTATCCAGGGGCCTTATATGGTAGTTACTATAGTTCAAGCGGAGGCGATCTCGACAATTACCTCCATGCGAAGAACGGCAGCAACTACGGTGGCATGATACCCGGAGGATTCAACCCCACCGAAGTGAGGTATGGCTATTGGTACAGTGGCTACCGTCAGGGATATCTGATGGAAGATGATATTAGAATAATTCTGGACAAAAAAAATGACCAGTGTTTTCGTAACGTATTTCTTACTACGGTTGGCGTCGCAGGCAAGCAGAAGGAAAACGTTGCAAATGTTCTTGCATTGGTGGGAACGTTTTGCGACATTGTGGAAAGGGACAAAGGTGCCGTGAAGAGCGCTTTGGAAAAGCAACTTAAGGAAATGAATGGAAAATGCCTGGATTGGTCTGCCTTACAATCTCATTGCAAAGAGCTAAAGAAATCCCAAATACACAGATTGTTCGCCAGTCAACGCTTTGCGCATACTGGCCAGTCACTAGAATCTAGTGATTCTACAAAGGAAGAAATTGCGAAAGATGCGGCAAAGTGGTTGAGAGTGAATTTGTTGGAAGTTAAGAGCCATTTGAATAAAATTGATACAAAAGACAAGGTCATCGACAATCCCGATAAGAAGCACCTTGGCGCATATTTCACCAACAATCTTTTCCCATACGGTTTCTTTTTCGATGACAACCATTTCAGAAGGATGATTAAAGATAGGAAGACCTTGATGCAAAATTGGCGTAGTGTAATCAGTAAGTTTGTTGCTAATGGTGAAGGTTTAGAAAAGTTAAAAACACTTTTGGAAGGTTACAATTGTCCAGAAGATACTTATAAGAAATccgagggagcacagaaccagggcaagaaatccgagggagcacagaaccagggcaagaaatccgagggagcacagaaccagggcaagaaagcggagggagcacagaaccagggcaagaaggctgagggagcacagaaccagggcaagaaggctgagggagcacagaaccagggcaagaaatccgagggagcacagaaccagggcaagaaatccgagggagcacagaaccagggcaagaaagcggagggagcacagaaccagggcaagaaggctgagggagcacagaaccagggcaagaaggctgagggagcacagaaccagggcaagaaagcggagggagcacagaaccagggcaagaaagcggagggagcacagaaccagggcaagaaggctgagggagcacagaaccagggcaagaaggctgagggagcacagaaccagggcaagaaggctgagggagcacagaaccagggcaagaaatccgagggagcacagaaccagggcaagaaagcggagggcaCTCCAAATCAGCAAACCGCTCAAAATAGTCGAACGACTTCAAGTTCACTGGGTCCGCATTCAGATTCATCGACAGTGTCCGGTGCTGATGTAGCTAAAGGTCAACCAGGGGCTAAAGGTGATCAAGGCGCGAAAGGGCCTCCTGATACAGGGACTACAAAATCTTCTACACCTCAACGTGCTGGTAAgccgcaacatcctccGCCCCAACCGCCGCCAGCGCCTCCCCCCAGTACTCCCGCTGCCCCTAGCCCCGCTGGTCCGACAAGTGACGGGGGTGGAAGGCCAAATGACAGTGGTGCTCGAAGTCAGAAGCCTGTTGCCTCTAAACCCCCTGCTTCTCCTCCGTCTACAAGTGGTACAAGTCCAGCCCCTCCGTCACTTGCTGTCCCTGGTTCCAGTGGTGGCACGGGGTCTACTTCTGTGCCTGTTAAACCAGGTGTTAAGGGGCAGGGTTCAATGGTCAGTGTTTCTCCAGCGCAACAACCTGGTGCGTCTTCACAGAATGTTATCACTCAGTCTCCAACTGCTCAATCTCCTGGCCCTCGGTCATCTGGTGTCTCTGCTCCCGATGGTGGTCAGAACTTGGGTAGCTCGGCGGGTTCTGCTGTCCCTGGTCCAACAGGTGATCAAGGTAAACCGCAGAattccactgccgctattACTACGCCATCCACTGGCTCGGGCGCTGGTtcgggcggcggtggagggGATGGCGGTAGTAATGGGAAGGGGACTGGTAATTCTCAAACTCAGATAAATTGCCCTCAGGGCCAGTCACTTATGAGTCTATGGCCCAATGGCTCCAAGTTCTGCGTCCCTACAAATGACTTTAATGACCATGAAAAAACCTATACCGTATGGGACAATGTCAAAAAATCGCATGATAAGGACATTCAAAAGACTGTAGAGAGAAATCGACAGAAACAAAATTCACAATTGCGATATCCTCCCAGACGCCAAACAAGGCCTGACAATCTTAATGCCGTACCACCAACTCATTCTAACAGTCTCCACCCTGCTCAACACCAGCCCATTGATCCACTAAGAAGGGATGACGGGCGGGGAGGCACAGGCGCTCCGCATATTCCGTCTATTGACGTTTCCGTTGGTGGAGAAGCAATTCAGCCGACGAAATCAAATCATTTCGCTGCGAAGGACTTCACTAAATTGCCGGGTCTCCGTGGCCAGGCTATGCGTGATTTGGATTATGAGCAGGATCAAGTGTACAACGAGTTGTTATTTGACGAGATAGCAGCACAAACGAAATTGCAGAAAAATTTGGAAAAAGAAAAATTGGAGAGATCGGAGGAAGAGAATATAAGGGCCCATAAATATCAAGTAGAAGGCATCGAACGGCAATTAGAAGAGCACAAAAAACAAGTAGCAGATGTTaaattaagttatctcatcttatag